The DNA segment GGCCGCGACATCTCCCTGTCGGGTGAGATCGCCGCCTGCGACGTGCTGGTGGTCGAGGGCACGGTCGAGGCCAAGCTGCGCGAGGGCAAGATCATCGAGATCGCCGACACCGGCCTGTTCAAGGGCTCGGTGGAGATCGACGACGCCGATATCGGCGGTCGCTTCGAGGGCGACATCACGGTGAAGGGCACGCTGCGCGTCCGCGGCACCGGCAAGATCCAGGGCAACATCCGCTACGGCACCCTCGAGGTGGAGCAGGGCGGCCAGCTCTCCGGCTCCATCGAGGTGCTGTCCGGCAAGCCGGCCGTCCGCGCCGAAGCCGCCGAGTAAGCCTCCAGCGCCTGCTGGACGACAAAAGCCCCGCCCCGGGAGACCGGCGGCGGGGCTTTTCGTATGTGGGCTTCGAGGGGTGCGGGCTTCGAGGGGCCGCCCGCGTCAGACGCTGGCGCGCATCGGCGGCAAGCCTGGGGTGAGGCGCAGCCGGTCGGCCGGCAGCCAGACGCGGGTGACCGTACCGACGCCGGGCTCGCTCTCCAGCCCGAACTCGCCGTCATGCAGCTCCACCAGAGCCTGGACCAGCGGCAGCCCCAACCCGACCCCGCCGGTGGAGCGGGCGAGCGAGCCCTCGATCTGGCGGAACGGCTCCAGCGCCTTGGGGATATCCTCCGCCTTGATGCCGATGCCGGTGTCACGCACCGTCAGCACCAGCCGTCCGTCCGGCTCCATCGCCGCCCCGGCGGTGACCGTGCCCCCCGGCGGGGTGAACTTCACCGCGTTGGACAGCAGGTTGGACAGGATCTGCTTCAGCGCCACCTCGTCCGCCCAGACCGGCGGCAGCCCGTCCGGCAGCTCGGCCCGTAGATCGATGGAGCCCTTCAGCGCCCGTTCCCGCACCAGCCGCATGCTGGCGCGGACCAGCCGCGGCACGTCCACCGTGCGCTCGTTGATCTCCTTGCGGCCGGCTTCGATCTTGGACAGGTCCAGGATGTCGTTGATCAGGTCCAGCAGCATCCGCCCGCTTTCATGGATGTCGCGGGCGTACTCGGCATAAGCCTCGTTCTGCATCGGGCCCAGCGCCTGGTCGCCGATGATCTCGGAGAAGCCGATGATGGCGTTCAGCGGCGTGCGCAGCTCATGGCTCATATTGGCCAGGAACTCGGTCTTCGCGCGATTGGCAAGGTCCGCCTGCTCCTTGGCGAGGCGCAGCGCCTCCTCCGCCCGGCGGCGGGCGGTGACGTCCTGGGCGGTGCCCTGGAAGGCCAACACGGCGCCATCGGGCAGCCCGCCTTCCCGCAGCAGCCGCGCCGTCATGCTGAGCCAGAGGGTGGAACCGTCCTTGCGCCGGATCTCCGCCTCGAAATCGTGGATCGTGCCGTCCTGGGTGACGCGGCGGGCGAACTCCGCCCGACGGGCCGGGTTCACGTAAAGCTGCCGGCTGGTATCCTCCACCGCGTCGATCAGGTCCTGCTCCGTCTCGTAGCCCAGCATGCGGACCATGGCCGGGTTGGCGGAGATGAAGCGCCCCTGGGGGGAGGTGGTGAAGATGCCTTCCAGCGCATTCTCATAGATATCGCGGAACCGGCGCTCGCTCTCCCGCACCACCTCGGCGAAGCGCTCCCGCTCGGCGATGCGGCGGCGCAGCTCGGCATTGGTGACTTCCAGCCGCGTGGCCAGCTCCGCCTTCTCCCGCGTGCGGCGGTGGACGCCGTGGGCATGGGCGGCGGTCAGCAGGCTCAAGGCGAGGCCGAAGCACACCACCGCCAGTGCCTCCCAGCGCGGAATGCGGCCATCCGCCGGATCGGCGGTGAACACCAGCCGCCATGGCTGGCCGTCGATATCGACCGGCCGGACCAGTTGGTTCCCGCCCTCCGGCTCCGCAGCGCCAGGGGGCAGGACGGAAACCGTCCGCCACGGCATGAAAGCTTCCCCCGCCGCCGTACCGGGCAAGGCGGCGTCGAACACCCGCGCGGCATCGGCCAGCAACACCAGCTCCAGCCCGTTCACCCGGCCGCCCAGCGCCAGCAGCGATCCGTTGTGCGAAAGCGTGGCCGACAGGCCGGACCCGCCCGGCGCGGCGGCGCGCAGTGCATCCAGCAGGCGCGGCGTGATGGCATCGGTGGCGGCGCCGGCCACAGGGTCCAGCCAGCCGTCACGCAGCAGGGCCAGGGTCTTCACCCCATCCGCGCGCATCACGGTCTGCTCGGCGAAGCGGCCGAATCCCTCCAGCTCCGCCGGGTCGGGCTGCCTGCCGCCGGCGATGCTGCCGAGATAGGCGGCCGAGGCGGCCAGCCCCGTCTCCAGCCCGCGCAGACGGAGTTGGACGCGGTCGGCCGCCATGTCGGTCCGGCC comes from the Indioceanicola profundi genome and includes:
- a CDS encoding bactofilin family protein; the encoded protein is MFRRRNPPAGPTGSTTAADPAPTTQARPAEPASDTRSPLADKSPDPTVRPSMNTTPSQPATPSAGNPLAPNAGSAIPRRVVDIPGQAPKRVAPTGTEGNAAQSADMRKLIVGRDISLSGEIAACDVLVVEGTVEAKLREGKIIEIADTGLFKGSVEIDDADIGGRFEGDITVKGTLRVRGTGKIQGNIRYGTLEVEQGGQLSGSIEVLSGKPAVRAEAAE
- a CDS encoding PAS domain-containing sensor histidine kinase, which codes for MTQPADQGGRNLQRASLRIALAVGAIGVVCSLALGAVVHHAAGRLDAARMVGRTDMAADRVQLRLRGLETGLAASAAYLGSIAGGRQPDPAELEGFGRFAEQTVMRADGVKTLALLRDGWLDPVAGAATDAITPRLLDALRAAAPGGSGLSATLSHNGSLLALGGRVNGLELVLLADAARVFDAALPGTAAGEAFMPWRTVSVLPPGAAEPEGGNQLVRPVDIDGQPWRLVFTADPADGRIPRWEALAVVCFGLALSLLTAAHAHGVHRRTREKAELATRLEVTNAELRRRIAERERFAEVVRESERRFRDIYENALEGIFTTSPQGRFISANPAMVRMLGYETEQDLIDAVEDTSRQLYVNPARRAEFARRVTQDGTIHDFEAEIRRKDGSTLWLSMTARLLREGGLPDGAVLAFQGTAQDVTARRRAEEALRLAKEQADLANRAKTEFLANMSHELRTPLNAIIGFSEIIGDQALGPMQNEAYAEYARDIHESGRMLLDLINDILDLSKIEAGRKEINERTVDVPRLVRASMRLVRERALKGSIDLRAELPDGLPPVWADEVALKQILSNLLSNAVKFTPPGGTVTAGAAMEPDGRLVLTVRDTGIGIKAEDIPKALEPFRQIEGSLARSTGGVGLGLPLVQALVELHDGEFGLESEPGVGTVTRVWLPADRLRLTPGLPPMRASV